CAGTTGCAACTGGGTCCCAAACCCATTAATGTGTCTACATTTACACCAAATCTTTTTGAAGAGCGATTGAATGATTTGTTAACGAATCAGACTTACAAAAAAAATGTAAAAGAAATGCAACAAAAAATTTTAGAAATACCAGATGGAGTAGATTTAACAATAGCAGCTATTTTTAATTTATTACAGCAGATGAAAAAGGATGACAAATAGATAAAGAAGAAAAATTGTAATAACGGATGCAAGGACAATTAAACTAGCTAATAGCATAGGTCTTTTAAAGGATAGTAAAGAAATTCCATGCTTAATATTTTCTAAAATGACTGGAAAAGATAATTTACTCTTTCCATAAACTCTATCTCGAAACACAATTGGCACTTCCTTTATTTTTTTTATAGGAATTTTTGCCAAAATTTCTAAGACAACCTTCCAACCAGCAGGTTTATAGGTGTATTGTTTGTATAAATCTGCACGAATCCCCATAAAACCTGTCGTTGGATCAGAAATATCTACTATTTGCTTGGCTAAAAAACCACTAGATTTTGATAAATAGCGTCGAAATAAACTCCAGTTTTCTGTTGTAGCTCCTTCAATATATCTTGTCCCAACTGTAACTTCAGCTTCACCTTTTAATATAGGATTAATCATATCAGGTAGTTTGTCTACGGGATGGCTACCATCAGCATCCATCACTATATATATTTGTCCATTTGCTGCATTGAATCCTGCAATGACTGCAGAAGCTAAACCCCTTTCTGAACGTTCGATTAAACGAACAGGATAGCTTTTCATGAGTTGCTTCACTTCTTGTGCTGTATGATCTTGTGAATTATCATCTACAACTATCACTTCACTGGTAATATTTGCTTGTTTTAAAATGGCAAATATTTGGGGAATAATAATAGGAATATTTTTTTCTTCATTATAGGTTGGAATAACAATTGAAACTTGCATAATTTCCTTTTAAGAAGCTAAACGATTATAGACATCAGCTAATCTAACGATATCGTCTTCATTTAAGTAGCTACCAATTTGTACTTCAATTAAATGAAGGGGAGTTTTACCCGGGTTTTCTAAGCGATGCTGAACTCCTACCGGTATGTATGTAGATTGGTTTTCTGTTATTAAAAAAATTTCATTTCCACAAGTTACTTTAGCTGTTCCACTAACAACTACCCAATGTTCTGAGCGATGATAATGCAATTGTAAAGATAAGGTGGCTCCAGGCTTTACTGTGATATGTTTTACTTGATACCTTTTTGACTTTTCTATCAATTCATAAGAACCCCAAGGTCTATAGACCAATCTGTGTTCGGTTGCTTCCGTATGCTTTTCTTGCTTTAATAGATTCACAATCTTTTTTAAATCTTGCGCATGATCTTTATGCATAACAAGCAGTGCATCATTTGTTTCTACTATTATCAAATTGTCAATGCCTAAAGTGACAATTAAACGTGATTCAGAATGGATAAAAGAATTAGATGTTTGCAGGGAAACAACCTTTCCTTGTATTACATTATTAGTTTGATCCTTTTTACTTAGTTTCCAAATATTATGCCAATTTCCGATATCACTCCAGGCACTCTTGAGAGGAAATAGATAGATGTCTTTGGTTTTTTCTAAAATAGCGTAATCGATTGAAATATTTGGAGAATTATGGAAGAGATCTTTATTAAGAGTTATTATGTTATCTTTCTCTTCAGAATCATTTAAAGTATTATTACATGCTGTAAAAATAGAAAGGGCGTATTTTTTTAATTCTTTTATATATTCTTTAGAAGTAAATAAATAAATTCCGCTATTCCAATAATAATTTTTTTGTTTAATGTATTTAGAAGCGTCTTCTATAGAAGGCTTTTCAATAAATTTTTCTACAGGAAAAAAAGCATTATTTTCTTTTTTTCCTATTTTAATATAGCCATAGCCCGTTTCTGGATAAGTTGGTTTAATACCAAAAGTAACTATTTTTCCCTTATTTGCTAGTGTAACAGCTTTAGAAACTAGTTGTGTAAATTCCTCTGGATTACTAATAAAATGATCAATAGGAAGAATTAATAAGGTAGGATTTTTATAAACTTTGAGAGAGTATAGGGCGGCTAAAGCAATAGCGGATGCTGTATTTCTGCCTTCTGGTTCTAATAGTATTTTTAAAGGATTTACCTCTATTTTCTCTAATTGATCTAATAAAGTATAACGGTGGGATTGAGGGCAAATAATAATAGGATTAGTAACGTCAGGAATTTTTTTTATTCGCAAGATTGATTCTTGAAGTAAAGATTTATCAGATAAAATGGGTATGAATTGTTT
This DNA window, taken from Candidatus Rubidus massiliensis, encodes the following:
- the arnC_2 gene encoding Undecaprenyl-phosphate 4-deoxy-4-formamido-L-arabinose transferase, which translates into the protein MQVSIVIPTYNEEKNIPIIIPQIFAILKQANITSEVIVVDDNSQDHTAQEVKQLMKSYPVRLIERSERGLASAVIAGFNAANGQIYIVMDADGSHPVDKLPDMINPILKGEAEVTVGTRYIEGATTENWSLFRRYLSKSSGFLAKQIVDISDPTTGFMGIRADLYKQYTYKPAGWKVVLEILAKIPIKKIKEVPIVFRDRVYGKSKLSFPVILENIKHGISLLSFKRPMLLASLIVLASVITIFLLYLFVILFHLL
- the algA gene encoding Alginate biosynthesis protein AlgA; its protein translation is MIIPVILAGGGGERLWPLSRLTYPKQFIPILSDKSLLQESILRIKKIPDVTNPIIICPQSHRYTLLDQLEKIEVNPLKILLEPEGRNTASAIALAALYSLKVYKNPTLLILPIDHFISNPEEFTQLVSKAVTLANKGKIVTFGIKPTYPETGYGYIKIGKKENNAFFPVEKFIEKPSIEDASKYIKQKNYYWNSGIYLFTSKEYIKELKKYALSIFTACNNTLNDSEEKDNIITLNKDLFHNSPNISIDYAILEKTKDIYLFPLKSAWSDIGNWHNIWKLSKKDQTNNVIQGKVVSLQTSNSFIHSESRLIVTLGIDNLIIVETNDALLVMHKDHAQDLKKIVNLLKQEKHTEATEHRLVYRPWGSYELIEKSKRYQVKHITVKPGATLSLQLHYHRSEHWVVVSGTAKVTCGNEIFLITENQSTYIPVGVQHRLENPGKTPLHLIEVQIGSYLNEDDIVRLADVYNRLAS